GGCGACCGGGTCGGGGTCGGCTGCATGGTCGATTCCTGCGGCGAATGCGAGTACTGCCGCGCCGGGTCGGAGCAGTTCTGCGTCAAGGGCAACGTGCAGACCTACAACGGGGTCGGCTTCGACGGCGAGAACACCTACGGCGGATACAGCCGGCAGATCGTCGTGAAGGACGCGTTCGTCTGCCGGATCCCGGAGGGCATCGAACTGGACGTCGCCGCGCCGCTGCTGTGCGCGGGCATCACCACGTACTCGCCGCTGCGCCGCTGGGGCGCGGGGCCGGGCAAGAAGGTCGCCGTCGTCGGCCTCGGCGGGCTCGGGCACATGGCGGTCAAGCTGGCCGTCGCGATGGGCGCGGAAGTCACCGTGCTCAGCCAGAGCCTGAAGAAGCAGGAAGACGGCCTTCGGCTCGGCGCGAAGGACTACTACGCGACCAGCGACGAGTCGACCTTCGAGACGCTCGCCGGCCGGTTCGACCTCATCCTCAACACCGTCTCGGCGAAGCTGCCGGTCGACGCATACCTCAGCCTGCTGCGCGTCGGCGGCGCGATGGTGAACGTCGGCGCGCCGGGGGAACCGCTGGAGTACAACGTCTTCTCCCTGCTCGGCGGCAACCGCGTGCTGGCCGGTTCGATGATCGGCGGCATCGCGGAGACCCAGGAGATGCTGGACTTCTGTGCCGAGCACGGCGTCGGCGCGGAGATCGAGACGATCAGCGCGGACCAGGTGAACGAGGCGTACGCGCGGGTCGAGAACAGCGACGTGCGGTACCGCTTCGTGATCGACACCTCGACGATCGGCTGACCCCTCGCCGAGCGCGCTCCCATGCCAGGTGAAGGTCCGTGAAGGGCTCCTTGAGGGAATCAGATTCCCTCAAGGAGCCCTTCACGGACGTCTGCGGGACAGAGAGCCAGCGCGTCAGAGCACCATGGTGCGGTTGCCGTGCACCAGAACACGGCCTTCCAGGTGCCAGCGCAGGCCACGGGCGAGGGTCACCTTCTCGATGTCGCGGCCCTTGCGCACCATGTCCTGCACCGAATCGCCGTGGTCGACGCGGATCACGTCCTGTTCGATGATCGGCCCGGCGTCCAGGTCGGCGGTGACGTAGTGGCAGGTCGCGCCGACGAGCTTCACGCCGCGCGTGTGCGCCTGGTGGTACGGCTTCGCGCCGATGAACGACGGCAGGAAGCTGTGGTGGATGTTCAGCGCGCGTCCGGCCCACGCCGCACACAGGTCGGCGGGCAGCACCTGCATGAACCGCGCCAGCACGATCGCGTGCGGGTCGTGCGCGTCGACCAGTTCGCGGACCTGGGCGAACGCGGCCGCTTTGCCGTCCGGGTCGCCTGCCGGGAACGGCACGTGGTGGAACGGGATCCCGTGCGCGCGCGTGATGTCCGCGAGCGAATCGTGGTTGCCGATCACCGCGGCGATGTCGACGTCCAGTTCCCCGGAGGCGACCCGGCCGAGCAGGTCGTACAGGCAGTGCCCGGCCTTCGAGACCAGCACGACCGCGCGCGGCCGCTCGCCGGTGTCGCGCACCTGCCAGCTCGACTCGGCGGACAGTTCGCGGGCGACCGCGCCGAACCGCTCGCGCAATCCCTCGGCGTCGAACGGCAGCGAATCGGCGCGGACGACCTGGCGGGTGAAGAACCAGCCCGAGTCGGGGTCGGTGTGATACGCCGCCTCGACGATCATTCCTCCGTGGTCGGCGAGGAAGCCCGAGATGCGGGCGATGATGCCGGTGCGGTCGGGGCAGCCGAAGGTGAGCACGTAACGCTGGGGATCTGACACGCGCCCATTCTCTCCGGCCGCTGGTCAGGGCGCTGCGAGGGGCTCCAGAAGGGTGGCGTCGCCGACTTTCCCGGCGTGGTTCGGACGGCCCCACAGCGCGCGGTAGACGTCGTCGGCCGGGCCGGCGAGCGTGAGGTCCGGGACGCCTTCGCCCAGCGTCGGCGGCTGATCGGCGCGCAGCAGCACGGTCCACGTCCGCGTGTCGGTGCTGACCTGGACGATCCCCTCGCGGCCGCTCGGCTTCGCGCGGCGCGGGGTCAGGAAGGCGAGGAACTCGTCGATGCCGTCCTCGGCGAATTCCGTCCGGTACCGCGTGACCGGCGGCGTGAGCAGGGCGCTTTCCGCGTCGAGCCGGTGGATGGCGAACTCGTGCGCGAGCCGGCGCGTCCAGTCTTCGACGGTGACGGGGCCGCCGTGCGGGAACGGCGAACGCAGCGGGGTGTCCGCCGGACGGCGCAGGGCTTCGCGCACGGCCATCCGTTGGCCGTCCCAGCAGCCGAGGGCGTCCTCCCAGGTGCTCGCGCGCGGTGGCTCAGCATTCCGGTCGGTGATCGCCGCGACCGTGTACGAGAGCACCGCCGTCAGGTGTGTCACCAGGTCCTGCACCGTCCACTTCGGACAGTTCCGGACCGGCGCGGCCGGACCCGCGGCGAGCGTCGCGGCCTTGATCCGGTCGGCGTGGATGTCGATCGCTTCCAGCAGACGTGGCGCGTCCATGCCCTGACCGTAGCCTGCGCACGCGCACCCGTCGGCCGAATTCGATCAGCACGACCAGCAGCAGCCCGAGCAGCAACGACAGCAGCAGGCCGTAGCCCGGCCGATCGGCGAACGCGGCCCCGCCAGCGAGCCCGATCAGCGCGCTGTACAGCGACCACAACGCCGCGCCCAGGGCGTCGAGCGGAACGAACCGGCGCAGCGGATAGCCGAGGCTGCCGTTGGCGAGAGCGCTCGCGACGCGGCCGCCCGGCAGGTAGCGCGCGGCGATGATCAGCAGCGGCGCTTGCCGGCGGACCTGGTCGCGGGCCCATTCGTAGCGTTGCCGTCCGGACGGTCCGCGCTGCAGCCAGGCGACCGCGCGCGGTCCGGCGGCGCGGCCCACGGCGTAGCCGAGACAGTCGCCCGCCCACGCGCCGGCGGCCGAGACGACGACCAGCAGGGCGAGCCTGCCCAGGTCCGGTCCGATCAGGACGGCGACGGTCACCACGGTCGTTTCGCTCGGCATGAACGGCAGCAGCGCGTCCAGCCCGGCGATCGCGAACACGAGCACCCACAGCCAGGGCGAGCCGAGCGTGCCCCGGATCAGCTCGGTGACGTGTTCCAGCAGTTCCACCCGCTCATCGTCAGCACTGAAGGTCACCACGGGATGACCCAGCGGGGTGCGGGCGGTGAACAGGTGGGTTCAGCGCGGCGCGACGCTCTCCCAGGCCACGGTCAGCTCGCCGAGCCTGCGGCGCTCCGGATTGC
The nucleotide sequence above comes from Amycolatopsis sp. AA4. Encoded proteins:
- a CDS encoding NAD(P)-dependent alcohol dehydrogenase, whose translation is MTTTTSAIAAATPGGPLAPTTIERRDLRPDDVLIDIAYAGICHSDLHQVHQDWGTAIFPMVPGHEIAGVVAAVGSDVTKYRVGDRVGVGCMVDSCGECEYCRAGSEQFCVKGNVQTYNGVGFDGENTYGGYSRQIVVKDAFVCRIPEGIELDVAAPLLCAGITTYSPLRRWGAGPGKKVAVVGLGGLGHMAVKLAVAMGAEVTVLSQSLKKQEDGLRLGAKDYYATSDESTFETLAGRFDLILNTVSAKLPVDAYLSLLRVGGAMVNVGAPGEPLEYNVFSLLGGNRVLAGSMIGGIAETQEMLDFCAEHGVGAEIETISADQVNEAYARVENSDVRYRFVIDTSTIG
- the purU gene encoding formyltetrahydrofolate deformylase, yielding MLTFGCPDRTGIIARISGFLADHGGMIVEAAYHTDPDSGWFFTRQVVRADSLPFDAEGLRERFGAVARELSAESSWQVRDTGERPRAVVLVSKAGHCLYDLLGRVASGELDVDIAAVIGNHDSLADITRAHGIPFHHVPFPAGDPDGKAAAFAQVRELVDAHDPHAIVLARFMQVLPADLCAAWAGRALNIHHSFLPSFIGAKPYHQAHTRGVKLVGATCHYVTADLDAGPIIEQDVIRVDHGDSVQDMVRKGRDIEKVTLARGLRWHLEGRVLVHGNRTMVL
- a CDS encoding DedA family protein, producing the protein MELLEHVTELIRGTLGSPWLWVLVFAIAGLDALLPFMPSETTVVTVAVLIGPDLGRLALLVVVSAAGAWAGDCLGYAVGRAAGPRAVAWLQRGPSGRQRYEWARDQVRRQAPLLIIAARYLPGGRVASALANGSLGYPLRRFVPLDALGAALWSLYSALIGLAGGAAFADRPGYGLLLSLLLGLLLVVLIEFGRRVRVRRLRSGHGRATSAGSDRHPRRPDQGRDARRGSGRAGPELSEVDGAGPGDTPDGGALVHGRGDHRPEC